In Kordia antarctica, the following proteins share a genomic window:
- a CDS encoding efflux RND transporter permease subunit, whose amino-acid sequence MKKLHSNYKFPLLAIGILILIGGIFTYQNLKTGLFPDITFPKIKVIADAGQQPVDKMMTTVTIPLENIIRRTEGLQYIRSTTSRGSCEISVYLDWSTDINTAKSQIESFINQSQGSILPSTVFSVEKMNPSILPVMGYSLEGDGLSQVDLKKIATYQIKPFLAATPGVSDIAIIGGKDKEFQVILKPEVIKSLGISISTIRSAIVNANLLQSNGYITDYNRMYLTLTDNAIDDINDLQDLVIVNSPNRLIRLKDVANIKVSEVKEYVKILANGKNVPIIAIVKQPNANLIDVNSTIEQKVAELSKILPKGVVLKPYYKQADFVNTSIASIKDVLWIGLVLALLVVILFLRSFSASMVVLFTIPVSLSLTLIILDAIGYTFNIMTLGAVAAAIGLMIDDVVIIIEQIHKIREEHPKEKMDWVAHEAITHLLPAMIGSSLSTLVIFIPFVLMTGVAGAYFQVMAFSMIIALSASFLVTWLVVPVLSILFTRNKPIERKHEPKTKWIHSVLGKPIIGIFFLLICVAILIVIPSKLPSGFLPEMDEGSIVLDYNSPAGTTLEETDRMLQIVNEVLDTQPEVEAYSARLGTQMGFFITEPNRGDYLIKLKEKRTATTTEVSDEIRKRIEEKVPQLTIDFGQVIGDMLGDLMSSVQPIEIKVFGTNVNTLESLSQEIATAIETVPGTADVNNGIIVAGPSLSIIPNVPVLAQLGMTVADFQLQLQTQIEGTVVSSMIDKEQMVDIRLIYPDAHKTSVSDINNTAILLPNGSSVPINQVATIEMGKGVAEINRENQKSMGVITARLNNRDLGSTLKDIQSHLTKNISLPTGYSIEYGGAYKEQQNAFKELMMILVSAILLVFIVILFLFRKIKIALAIIVIAVLGVAGSLLSLYLTGTPLNVGSYTGIIMIVGIIGENSIFTYRQYQESDASLSHVEKIEYAIAARLRPKLMTAFAAIMALAPLALGIGAGAQLHQPLAIAVIGGLVFALPLLLVVLPTILKIIKE is encoded by the coding sequence TTGAAAAAACTGCATTCTAACTACAAGTTTCCACTTCTTGCCATTGGTATTTTGATACTTATAGGTGGTATTTTTACGTATCAGAATTTAAAAACTGGTCTATTTCCAGATATTACATTTCCGAAGATAAAAGTCATTGCAGATGCTGGACAGCAACCCGTCGATAAAATGATGACAACGGTAACAATTCCGTTAGAAAACATCATTCGACGTACGGAAGGTTTGCAATATATTCGGAGTACAACGTCTCGTGGGAGTTGTGAAATTTCGGTGTATTTAGATTGGAGCACAGATATCAATACTGCAAAATCGCAAATTGAGTCTTTCATCAATCAATCGCAAGGTAGTATTTTGCCAAGCACTGTTTTTTCAGTAGAAAAAATGAACCCTTCTATTTTGCCTGTAATGGGTTATTCTTTAGAAGGAGATGGATTGTCGCAAGTAGATTTAAAGAAAATTGCAACCTATCAAATCAAACCATTTTTGGCAGCTACACCAGGCGTTTCAGATATTGCAATCATAGGCGGAAAGGATAAAGAATTTCAAGTGATTCTAAAGCCTGAAGTTATCAAATCATTAGGAATATCTATTTCTACAATTCGAAGTGCTATTGTCAATGCCAATTTATTACAATCCAACGGATACATTACAGATTATAATCGAATGTATCTCACTCTTACTGACAATGCGATAGATGATATTAACGATCTTCAGGATTTAGTCATTGTCAATAGCCCGAATCGTTTAATTCGATTAAAAGATGTGGCAAACATTAAAGTTTCCGAAGTAAAAGAATACGTGAAAATTCTCGCTAACGGAAAAAATGTTCCCATTATTGCAATTGTAAAACAACCCAATGCAAATTTGATTGATGTCAATTCAACCATCGAACAAAAAGTAGCAGAATTAAGCAAGATATTACCTAAAGGCGTAGTACTTAAACCGTATTACAAACAAGCAGATTTTGTAAATACCAGTATTGCAAGTATCAAAGACGTACTGTGGATTGGACTTGTTTTGGCATTATTGGTAGTAATTCTTTTTTTACGTTCATTCTCGGCAAGTATGGTGGTTTTATTTACCATTCCAGTGTCGTTGTCATTAACACTTATCATTCTCGATGCTATTGGTTACACGTTTAATATTATGACGTTGGGCGCAGTTGCAGCAGCAATTGGCTTAATGATAGATGATGTAGTTATTATCATAGAGCAAATTCATAAAATTAGAGAAGAGCATCCAAAAGAAAAAATGGATTGGGTAGCTCACGAAGCTATCACACATTTGCTTCCTGCAATGATAGGATCTTCATTAAGTACCTTAGTAATTTTTATTCCATTTGTTTTAATGACAGGTGTTGCTGGAGCTTACTTTCAGGTAATGGCATTTAGTATGATTATCGCTTTGTCAGCTTCATTTTTGGTAACTTGGTTGGTTGTTCCTGTATTGTCAATTTTATTTACTCGAAATAAGCCTATTGAGCGCAAGCACGAACCAAAAACAAAATGGATTCATAGCGTATTAGGTAAACCAATTATCGGAATATTCTTTTTACTAATTTGTGTAGCGATACTGATCGTAATTCCTTCAAAATTACCTTCTGGATTTTTACCAGAAATGGACGAAGGAAGCATTGTGTTAGATTATAATAGCCCTGCTGGAACAACGTTGGAAGAAACCGATAGAATGCTTCAAATAGTTAATGAAGTATTGGATACGCAACCCGAAGTAGAAGCGTATTCTGCAAGATTAGGAACACAAATGGGATTCTTTATTACCGAACCCAATCGTGGCGATTATTTAATCAAACTAAAAGAGAAACGTACCGCAACTACAACAGAAGTTTCAGATGAAATACGAAAACGAATTGAAGAAAAAGTGCCACAATTAACTATTGATTTTGGGCAAGTTATTGGTGATATGTTGGGCGATCTAATGAGTTCTGTACAGCCAATCGAAATAAAAGTATTCGGAACTAATGTGAACACCTTAGAAAGTTTATCGCAAGAAATTGCAACAGCAATTGAAACTGTTCCAGGTACAGCCGATGTAAACAACGGAATTATCGTTGCAGGTCCAAGTTTATCTATAATTCCGAATGTTCCCGTATTAGCACAACTAGGAATGACTGTTGCCGATTTTCAGCTACAATTACAAACACAAATAGAAGGAACTGTGGTAAGTTCAATGATTGATAAAGAGCAAATGGTAGACATACGACTTATTTATCCTGATGCGCATAAAACTTCAGTGTCTGATATAAATAATACTGCCATTTTACTACCTAACGGTTCAAGCGTACCAATTAATCAAGTGGCAACTATCGAAATGGGCAAAGGTGTCGCTGAAATTAATCGAGAAAATCAAAAATCGATGGGCGTAATTACCGCACGATTAAACAACCGAGATTTAGGTTCAACACTTAAAGATATTCAAAGTCATTTAACTAAAAATATTTCTTTGCCAACAGGATATTCTATTGAATATGGAGGCGCTTATAAAGAACAGCAAAACGCATTTAAAGAATTAATGATGATTCTAGTTTCTGCCATATTACTTGTTTTTATTGTGATTTTATTTCTCTTTAGAAAGATTAAAATTGCATTGGCTATTATAGTAATTGCAGTTTTAGGAGTTGCTGGTTCTTTATTGAGTTTGTATTTAACGGGAACACCTTTAAATGTCGGAAGCTACACAGGTATTATTATGATTGTAGGTATTATTGGCGAAAACTCTATATTTACGTATAGACAATATCAAGAAAGTGATGCATCTTTATCGCATGTAGAAAAAATAGAATATGCTATTGCAGCACGATTACGTCCTAAATTAATGACTGCTTTTGCTGCGATTATGGCACTTGCACCGTTAGCATTGGGTATTGGCGCTGGAGCACAATTACATCAACCTTTAGCAATTGCTGTTATTGGCGGATTGGTATTTGCGTTGCCGCTTTTATTAGTGGTATTACCTACTATTTTGAAAATTATAAAAGAATAG
- a CDS encoding multicopper oxidase family protein — MYKYINWLVVFIGILSTTTIFSQNVVRYNLTITDTIVNFSGKEKRAIAVNGQIPMPTLTFTEGDIAEIVVHNKLKESTSLHWHGLFLPNKYDGVPYLTQMPIEPGETFTYRFPIIQSGTHWYHSHSGLQEQIGMYGSLVLLKRKDDPTFRKGIDDLPQVPIILSEWTDIKPENVHRMLHNANDWAAIKKGTTQSYSEAIKTGHFKTKLGNEWKRMLAMDVSDVYYDKFLINGKNESQLSQFKGGDKVRLRISNGGASSYFWLNYAGGKMTVVANDGNDVVPVEVDRLIIGVSETYDVVVTIPNENTAYEFLVTPEDRTKSASIYLGSGKIQLKSRMPKLKYFEGMKMMNDMMNMDGSMKDMGMDMSLQQMDMNTVMYPEISGMPEMKMDNMKMDDKMDNSNHSMNANQDIITLNYGMLKAPHPTTLPKNAPVRELRFELTGNMNRYVWSMDNKVLSETDKILIKKGENVRITLYNGSMMRHPMHLHGHDFRVLNGQGEFAPLKNVLDIMPMETDTIEFLANAEGDWFFHCHILYHMMAGMNRVFSYENQAENPYLPNKKWAYKKLQAESNKLHFMAENDFATNGNDGMVMLQNTRWSFGTEWRLGYHDGHGYETETHVGRYIGKNQWFMPFIGFDWRYRKQNGEVEKNLFGQTNTKDQRAVLSLGAEYTLPMLVKLQGEVFTDGNVRFQLMREDIPISSRLRWAFMVNTDKEYMTGFKYIVTRNIGITTHYDSDMGIGFGASLNY, encoded by the coding sequence ATGTATAAATACATAAATTGGTTGGTAGTATTCATAGGAATACTGTCAACAACTACCATTTTTTCGCAAAATGTAGTGCGTTACAATTTAACAATCACAGATACAATCGTAAATTTTTCTGGTAAAGAAAAAAGAGCGATTGCGGTAAACGGACAAATTCCAATGCCAACCTTAACTTTTACGGAAGGCGATATTGCAGAAATTGTGGTTCATAATAAGTTGAAAGAAAGTACGTCTTTGCATTGGCACGGACTTTTTCTGCCAAACAAATATGATGGCGTTCCTTATTTAACACAAATGCCTATAGAACCTGGCGAAACATTTACCTACCGTTTTCCAATCATTCAAAGTGGAACACATTGGTATCACAGTCATAGTGGTTTACAAGAGCAAATTGGAATGTATGGCTCTTTGGTTTTATTGAAGAGAAAAGATGACCCTACTTTTAGAAAGGGAATTGACGATTTACCACAAGTTCCAATAATTTTAAGCGAATGGACAGATATTAAACCCGAAAATGTCCATAGAATGTTGCACAATGCAAATGATTGGGCTGCTATTAAAAAAGGGACTACTCAAAGTTATTCCGAAGCTATAAAAACAGGACATTTTAAAACCAAATTGGGCAACGAATGGAAACGCATGTTGGCAATGGACGTGAGCGATGTATATTATGACAAGTTTTTAATCAACGGAAAAAACGAAAGCCAATTGTCTCAATTTAAAGGTGGAGATAAAGTGCGTTTGCGTATTTCAAATGGTGGAGCTTCCTCTTATTTTTGGTTGAATTATGCAGGTGGAAAAATGACCGTTGTTGCCAATGATGGAAATGATGTTGTACCTGTAGAAGTCGATAGATTAATCATTGGAGTTTCCGAAACTTATGATGTTGTAGTTACAATTCCCAACGAAAATACGGCTTACGAATTTTTAGTAACACCAGAAGACCGAACAAAATCCGCTTCCATCTATTTAGGAAGTGGTAAAATTCAGCTAAAAAGCAGAATGCCCAAACTGAAATATTTTGAAGGAATGAAAATGATGAACGATATGATGAATATGGACGGAAGTATGAAAGATATGGGAATGGATATGTCCTTACAGCAAATGGATATGAATACTGTAATGTATCCAGAAATTTCTGGAATGCCTGAAATGAAAATGGACAACATGAAGATGGACGACAAAATGGATAATTCCAATCATTCAATGAATGCAAACCAAGACATCATTACTTTAAACTATGGAATGCTAAAAGCACCGCATCCAACAACATTACCAAAAAATGCACCAGTAAGAGAATTACGTTTTGAATTGACAGGAAATATGAATCGCTACGTTTGGAGTATGGACAATAAAGTGCTTTCAGAGACTGATAAAATCCTAATCAAAAAAGGCGAAAATGTGAGAATTACGCTTTACAATGGCTCGATGATGCGACATCCAATGCATCTTCACGGACACGATTTTAGAGTATTAAATGGTCAAGGAGAATTTGCACCACTTAAAAATGTGTTGGACATAATGCCAATGGAAACCGATACCATAGAATTTTTGGCAAATGCAGAAGGCGATTGGTTTTTTCATTGCCATATTTTGTATCATATGATGGCAGGAATGAACAGAGTTTTTTCATATGAAAATCAAGCTGAAAATCCATATTTACCAAATAAAAAATGGGCATACAAAAAACTACAAGCGGAAAGCAACAAACTGCATTTTATGGCAGAAAATGACTTTGCTACCAACGGAAACGACGGAATGGTAATGTTGCAAAATACACGTTGGAGTTTTGGAACAGAATGGCGTTTAGGGTATCACGATGGACACGGTTATGAAACAGAAACACACGTTGGTCGGTATATTGGAAAAAACCAATGGTTTATGCCTTTTATTGGTTTTGATTGGCGGTACAGAAAACAAAATGGTGAAGTAGAAAAAAACCTTTTCGGACAAACGAACACGAAAGATCAAAGAGCAGTTTTGAGTTTAGGAGCGGAATACACGTTGCCAATGCTAGTGAAATTGCAAGGAGAAGTATTTACAGATGGAAATGTGCGTTTTCAGCTTATGCGAGAAGATATTCCAATTTCATCACGATTAAGATGGGCATTTATGGTAAATACTGACAAGGAATATATGACAGGATTTAAGTATATCGTTACTCGAAATATTGGAATTACAACGCATTACGACAGCGATATGGGAATTGGATTTGGTGCAAGTTTGAACTATTAA
- a CDS encoding TolC family protein, which produces MSFFTFAQHQTNLDFFVERAKENAPTLNENKNLLKIGEIQNSIIIAQNKAFQINATSEVLVAPYFNNNGKIIDITTTPSANAYGYDVGITNGGLYSAQVNVTKNLFNKAATDNLLFQNKIQNNTIKFSSEEITHTIIKNITDVYIIAYQLQLQEEFTKEILKDLEKRLQVVELLVKRAILMESDYLLLQLDIEGKKLELQQIQNNLKIAISQLYSLSGMAIGTVEQLEAPSFSSASKPSQFFYQKKLKNDSLQIVANQRVFENQYKPQITAYANTGLNAVEIPSIYRRFGASAGLRLTIPIYDGKQRKYNAQQSALKEESLEFYKDNARVQLDNNLQTIEKQILALDDTMLLLDKQLEKQINILEIYKGKLVQGQISIVDYLNVIQNYKINSYTKLQMQTNHWLLKSQYNYINW; this is translated from the coding sequence GTGAGCTTTTTTACATTTGCTCAACATCAGACAAATCTTGACTTTTTTGTTGAACGAGCAAAAGAAAATGCACCTACTTTAAACGAAAATAAAAATCTTTTAAAGATTGGAGAAATTCAAAACAGTATCATTATTGCTCAAAATAAAGCATTTCAAATAAACGCAACTTCCGAAGTGTTAGTCGCTCCTTATTTCAATAACAACGGAAAAATCATAGATATCACAACAACACCATCTGCCAATGCATACGGTTATGATGTTGGAATTACAAATGGTGGTTTGTACTCTGCACAAGTCAATGTGACTAAAAATTTATTCAATAAAGCAGCGACAGATAATTTGTTATTTCAGAATAAAATCCAAAACAATACTATTAAGTTCTCTTCTGAAGAAATCACTCATACTATTATCAAGAATATAACAGATGTTTACATAATTGCCTATCAATTGCAATTGCAAGAAGAATTTACAAAAGAAATTTTGAAAGACCTTGAAAAACGATTGCAAGTGGTTGAGTTGTTAGTGAAAAGAGCTATTTTAATGGAAAGCGATTATTTGCTATTACAATTAGATATTGAAGGCAAGAAGTTGGAGCTTCAACAAATCCAAAACAATCTTAAAATTGCAATTAGTCAACTTTATAGTTTAAGCGGAATGGCTATTGGTACTGTTGAACAGCTAGAAGCACCAAGTTTTAGCAGTGCATCTAAACCTTCACAATTCTTTTATCAAAAAAAGTTAAAAAATGATAGCTTACAAATTGTTGCGAATCAACGAGTTTTTGAAAATCAATACAAGCCACAAATAACTGCGTATGCAAACACAGGTTTAAATGCAGTTGAAATTCCTAGTATCTATCGGAGATTTGGTGCAAGTGCTGGACTGCGTTTAACAATTCCAATTTATGACGGAAAACAACGAAAGTACAATGCGCAACAAAGTGCTTTAAAGGAAGAAAGTTTAGAATTCTATAAAGACAATGCAAGAGTTCAGTTAGATAATAATCTTCAAACTATTGAAAAGCAAATACTGGCTTTAGATGATACTATGTTGCTACTTGACAAACAACTAGAAAAGCAGATAAATATACTTGAAATCTATAAAGGAAAGTTGGTTCAAGGTCAAATATCCATTGTAGATTATCTCAATGTCATTCAGAATTATAAAATAAACTCCTATACCAAATTACAAATGCAAACGAATCACTGGTTATTAAAAAGCCAATATAATTATATAAACTGGTAG
- a CDS encoding DUF4294 domain-containing protein, producing MKRISLILLILITYIGQAQIMTQDTIKVKQFLIEGDSIPRSSIELEEVILFNKLKFSSKEERIRYLILRRKTLKVYPYAMMAADRLIKLNERLDKIDSKSKRRRYTKRVQKFIEEELSAKLKKLTKTEGQILIKLIHRQTGDTAFDLIKRLRSGWKAFWYNTTANLFDISLKREFEPESNHEDYLIEDILQRAFYHNQLKKQPSVLPFSYLELTDKWSSKDQEKK from the coding sequence ATGAAAAGAATAAGTCTCATACTACTAATACTGATAACATATATAGGTCAAGCGCAAATTATGACGCAAGACACTATAAAAGTGAAGCAGTTTCTCATTGAAGGTGATTCCATTCCGCGTTCCTCCATCGAACTTGAAGAAGTAATCCTATTCAATAAATTAAAATTTTCTTCGAAAGAAGAGCGCATTCGATACCTAATACTAAGAAGAAAAACCTTAAAAGTATATCCGTACGCTATGATGGCGGCTGATCGTTTAATAAAATTAAATGAAAGACTTGACAAAATAGATTCCAAATCAAAACGCAGAAGATATACAAAAAGAGTTCAGAAATTCATTGAAGAAGAACTATCTGCGAAACTAAAAAAGCTAACCAAAACGGAAGGACAAATACTCATAAAGCTAATTCATAGGCAAACCGGTGATACAGCATTCGATCTAATAAAGCGTTTGCGAAGTGGTTGGAAAGCATTTTGGTACAATACAACTGCAAACTTATTCGATATCTCTCTCAAAAGGGAGTTTGAACCAGAGTCAAATCACGAAGACTACCTAATAGAAGATATACTTCAACGCGCATTTTACCATAATCAACTAAAAAAGCAACCATCTGTATTACCGTTCTCGTACCTTGAACTAACGGACAAATGGTCATCTAAAGATCAGGAAAAGAAATAG
- a CDS encoding efflux RND transporter periplasmic adaptor subunit, which produces MKKKYSKYILVLLLIISFLACKKKVKVVSEKKAPISVSVVSVTENDIKEYLTFNGVTQYQKKENIRSNVTGYISWMKYKIGDNIRSGQTFASVRTKEQDALKEAVKIDSSLAKFVNPITIKSNATGIFTVLNVTRNDYVAEGDVLATVVQPKSLVVQVNVPYEYEDAIQIGSSCEIVLQNGKSLHAKVTGTLPTIDPVAQSQIFLIALPDANLPENLNVQVKTIYKEDTTAITIPKTALQTNELLTEFWVMKVVNDSLALKQKVLPLLKNDSLVQVKSESLNVHDLVITEGGYQMQDSTIVKIK; this is translated from the coding sequence ATGAAAAAAAAGTACTCAAAATACATACTGGTTTTGCTTCTAATTATAAGTTTTTTAGCTTGTAAAAAAAAGGTTAAAGTAGTTTCAGAAAAAAAAGCACCTATTAGCGTTTCCGTAGTAAGTGTCACTGAAAATGATATTAAAGAATACCTTACGTTTAATGGTGTAACGCAGTATCAAAAAAAAGAAAATATTCGGTCTAATGTTACAGGCTACATCTCTTGGATGAAGTATAAAATAGGTGATAATATTCGTAGCGGACAAACTTTTGCATCGGTAAGAACCAAAGAACAAGATGCACTAAAAGAAGCAGTAAAAATTGATAGTTCGTTGGCAAAGTTTGTAAACCCTATAACTATTAAGAGCAATGCAACAGGTATTTTTACAGTACTGAATGTTACCCGAAATGATTATGTTGCTGAAGGTGATGTGTTAGCAACTGTAGTGCAGCCTAAATCACTTGTGGTTCAAGTAAATGTGCCTTATGAGTATGAAGATGCGATACAAATAGGTTCTTCTTGCGAGATTGTACTTCAAAATGGAAAATCGCTTCATGCAAAAGTAACAGGCACATTGCCAACAATAGATCCTGTGGCGCAATCTCAAATATTTCTAATCGCGTTGCCAGATGCCAATCTTCCAGAAAATCTAAATGTACAAGTCAAAACTATTTATAAAGAAGATACAACTGCGATAACCATTCCGAAAACAGCATTACAAACCAATGAATTATTGACTGAATTTTGGGTAATGAAAGTAGTAAATGATTCGCTTGCATTAAAGCAAAAGGTGCTACCTTTACTTAAAAACGATTCTCTTGTTCAAGTAAAATCTGAAAGCCTTAACGTACATGATTTGGTCATTACTGAAGGTGGTTATCAAATGCAGGATTCAACAATTGTTAAAATTAAATAA
- a CDS encoding DUF3347 domain-containing protein, which yields MKNFITPLLCLLFGFNYCIAQIKNQKNESVKIYGNCGMCESTIEKAGNMKNQSNVDWDKETKMATISYDGLKTSKEDILKRIALAGYDNDTFLAPNDTYSNLPSCCQYERAKQVIAKTEEPKMEMTKNDHTMHSNKMDEMQDVNPLSAVYESYFAVKNALIKTDGATASVNAKTLLTALNDMKMDKLSMDVQMVWMKIVEPLKKETQAISETNDVEKQRGHLDRLSKDIYEILKVSKYEEPVYFQYCPMKDSNWLSKESAIKNPYYGSQMLSCGKTVETIKE from the coding sequence ATGAAAAATTTCATCACACCATTGCTTTGTCTCTTATTTGGTTTTAACTACTGTATCGCTCAAATAAAAAATCAAAAAAACGAAAGCGTAAAAATCTACGGAAACTGTGGAATGTGCGAAAGCACAATCGAAAAAGCTGGAAATATGAAAAACCAATCTAATGTAGATTGGGATAAGGAAACCAAAATGGCTACCATTTCATACGACGGTTTAAAAACTTCTAAAGAAGATATTTTAAAAAGAATTGCTTTGGCAGGTTACGACAACGATACTTTTTTAGCACCTAATGATACATATTCAAATTTACCAAGTTGTTGTCAATATGAAAGGGCAAAACAAGTAATTGCGAAAACGGAAGAGCCAAAAATGGAAATGACAAAAAATGACCATACAATGCATTCAAACAAAATGGATGAAATGCAAGATGTAAATCCGCTTTCAGCAGTTTACGAGAGCTATTTTGCAGTTAAAAATGCATTAATTAAAACTGACGGAGCAACAGCTTCAGTAAATGCAAAAACCCTTTTAACTGCACTAAATGATATGAAAATGGATAAGCTTTCAATGGACGTGCAAATGGTTTGGATGAAGATTGTGGAACCATTAAAAAAAGAAACTCAAGCTATTTCAGAAACCAATGATGTTGAAAAACAAAGAGGTCATCTTGATAGGCTTTCAAAAGACATCTACGAAATATTAAAAGTTTCCAAATATGAAGAACCTGTTTATTTTCAGTATTGCCCAATGAAGGATTCTAATTGGTTAAGTAAAGAAAGTGCAATTAAAAATCCTTATTATGGTTCGCAGATGTTGAGTTGTGGCAAAACGGTTGAAACTATAAAGGAATAA
- a CDS encoding M42 family metallopeptidase, with the protein MAKKKVINKKSMAFLEKYLNNAAPTGYEWDGQKIWMDYLKPYVDEFFTDSYGTAVGVINPKAKFKVVIEGHADEISWYVNYITDEGLLYVIRNGGSDHQIAPSKWVNIHTKKGIVKGIFGWPAIHTRNKSKEEPPKLDNIFIDVGCTTKKEVEELGVHVGCVITYPDTFHVLNKDKFVCRAIDNRAGGFMIAEVARLLHENKVKLPFGLYITNSVQEEIGLRGAQMITETIKPNVAIVTDVCHDTTTPMINMKTQGETKMGAGPVISYAPAVQNKLRERIIETAEANKIPFQRMASSRSTGTDTDAFAYSNGGVPSALISLPLRYMHTTVETVHKDDVENVIRLIYETLLTIKDGETFSYFD; encoded by the coding sequence ATGGCAAAGAAGAAAGTTATCAATAAAAAGTCAATGGCTTTTTTGGAAAAATATTTGAATAATGCTGCTCCAACTGGTTATGAATGGGATGGACAAAAGATTTGGATGGATTATTTGAAACCTTATGTTGACGAATTTTTCACAGATTCTTATGGAACCGCCGTTGGTGTAATTAATCCGAAAGCAAAGTTTAAAGTTGTTATTGAAGGACATGCCGATGAGATTTCATGGTACGTTAATTATATTACTGATGAAGGTTTGCTGTATGTGATTCGAAATGGCGGAAGCGATCATCAGATTGCACCTTCAAAATGGGTAAATATTCATACGAAGAAAGGTATTGTGAAAGGTATTTTTGGTTGGCCAGCAATTCATACTAGAAATAAAAGCAAGGAAGAACCGCCAAAATTAGATAATATTTTTATCGATGTCGGTTGTACTACGAAGAAAGAAGTTGAAGAACTTGGCGTACATGTTGGTTGCGTGATTACGTATCCAGACACGTTTCATGTGTTGAATAAAGATAAATTTGTTTGTAGAGCTATTGATAATAGAGCTGGTGGATTTATGATTGCAGAAGTTGCACGTTTGCTACACGAGAATAAAGTGAAACTTCCTTTTGGATTGTACATTACGAATTCTGTCCAAGAAGAAATTGGTTTACGCGGTGCACAAATGATTACGGAAACCATTAAACCTAATGTTGCCATTGTAACTGATGTTTGTCACGATACGACAACTCCTATGATAAATATGAAGACGCAAGGAGAAACTAAAATGGGTGCTGGACCTGTAATTTCATACGCGCCAGCTGTTCAGAATAAGTTACGCGAACGTATTATTGAAACCGCTGAAGCAAACAAAATTCCTTTTCAACGTATGGCTTCTAGCCGTTCTACGGGAACTGACACTGATGCTTTTGCCTATAGTAATGGCGGAGTTCCTTCTGCATTAATATCACTTCCATTGCGTTATATGCATACAACTGTAGAAACTGTACATAAAGATGATGTGGAGAATGTGATTCGTTTGATTTACGAAACATTGTTAACGATTAAAGACGGAGAAACGTTTAGTTATTTTGATTAA
- a CDS encoding phosphatase PAP2 family protein: MIIFSIFKENLKVFSILIFFIFSLNTYAQDTSETKPKVGTTQKIGDIIVFALPLGTLATSFIIDDKKGAWQFTKGLVVTEAVTFGLKYSINKQRPDMSNDNSFPSGHTSTTFHSAGFIHRRYGFKYSIPAYLLAGFTAASRIDSNKHDILDVLAGAAIGLGSNLLFTTEYQQEHMSLNFNSNQGNYLLGFTYKF; the protein is encoded by the coding sequence GTGATTATATTTTCTATTTTCAAAGAAAATCTCAAAGTATTCTCTATTTTGATTTTCTTCATTTTTTCTTTAAACACATATGCGCAAGACACATCAGAAACAAAACCAAAGGTTGGCACAACCCAAAAAATAGGCGATATTATTGTCTTTGCATTACCATTGGGAACACTAGCTACAAGTTTTATTATTGATGATAAAAAGGGCGCATGGCAATTTACCAAAGGTTTAGTAGTAACAGAAGCCGTAACTTTTGGATTGAAGTATAGTATAAATAAGCAACGTCCCGATATGAGTAATGACAACTCATTTCCTTCAGGACATACATCTACTACCTTTCATAGTGCAGGTTTTATTCATAGACGTTACGGTTTTAAATACAGCATCCCCGCTTATTTATTAGCAGGTTTTACTGCGGCAAGTAGAATTGATTCAAATAAGCATGACATTCTGGATGTACTAGCAGGAGCAGCCATAGGTTTAGGCAGCAATCTATTATTTACTACGGAGTACCAACAAGAACACATGTCATTGAATTTTAATAGTAATCAAGGAAATTACCTTCTTGGTTTTACATACAAATTTTAA